A part of Deltaproteobacteria bacterium genomic DNA contains:
- a CDS encoding undecaprenyl-diphosphate phosphatase, whose translation MLEKWQAAVLGLVEGITEYLPVSSTGHLILTQSLLGLDDPATKPALDAFSIVIQGGAILAVLGLYWPRVLQMLRGVAGRDEVGRRLLVNLAIAFLPAALVGPTIDDWLEQNLFSPLPVLAALLAGGVWMIWLDRNRDDSNAARGLTLAELDWRHSVAIGLLQCVAMWPGTSRSMMTIAGGTWVGLRPREAAEFSFLLGVPTLGGACLYRLAKNLISASRNGTPDLIETLGAGSVLVGIAVATLSAALAVRWLVAFLNRHGLAAFGWYRIALCAVMALALWTGWVRMV comes from the coding sequence ATGCTCGAGAAGTGGCAGGCCGCGGTTCTCGGTCTGGTCGAGGGAATCACCGAGTATCTGCCGGTGAGCTCCACCGGCCATCTGATCCTGACCCAGTCGCTGCTGGGGCTCGACGATCCGGCGACGAAGCCCGCGCTCGACGCGTTCTCGATCGTGATCCAGGGAGGCGCGATCCTGGCCGTGCTCGGCCTGTACTGGCCGCGCGTGCTGCAGATGCTGCGCGGGGTCGCCGGGCGCGACGAGGTCGGCAGGCGCCTGCTCGTGAACCTCGCGATCGCGTTCCTGCCCGCGGCGCTCGTGGGGCCGACGATCGACGATTGGCTCGAGCAGAATCTGTTCAGCCCGCTTCCCGTGCTCGCCGCGTTGCTCGCGGGTGGCGTCTGGATGATCTGGCTCGATCGGAATCGCGACGATTCGAACGCCGCGCGCGGGCTCACGCTCGCGGAGCTCGACTGGAGACACTCGGTCGCGATCGGCCTGCTCCAGTGTGTCGCGATGTGGCCCGGGACGTCGCGCTCGATGATGACGATCGCCGGCGGGACCTGGGTGGGCCTGCGCCCGCGCGAGGCCGCGGAGTTCTCGTTCCTGCTCGGTGTTCCGACGCTGGGCGGGGCGTGTCTGTACCGACTGGCGAAGAACCTGATCTCCGCCTCGCGAAACGGAACCCCCGACCTGATCGAGACGCTGGGCGCGGGCTCCGTGCTGGTGGGAATCGCCGTCGCCACGCTCTCGGCGGCGCTCGCCGTGCGCTGGCTCGTCGCGTTCCTGAATCGACACGGGCTCGCGGCGTTTGGCTGGTATCGGATCGCTCTCTGCGCCGTGATGGCGCTGGCGCTCTGGACCGGCTGGGTGAGGATGGTCTGA
- a CDS encoding NAD-dependent deacylase: protein MSDARSDLSEVAGWIAEARRIVALTGAGISTESGIPDFRGPKGVWTRNPGAEKMATLSHYVSDPEVRRRAWRSRLESSAWQAKPNAGHLALAALERTGRLELLITQNVDGLHQAAGSSPERVVEIHGTLHEVACLDCGERAPMERALARVRAGEDDPECRSCGGILKSATISFGQNLVARDLERAEAAAESCDLLLAIGSTLSVFPIAGVVPVAKRAGARIVIVNADPTEMDDLADAVVRGPIGQVLPLLVGAPS from the coding sequence ATGAGCGATGCGAGATCGGACCTCTCGGAGGTCGCCGGGTGGATCGCAGAGGCGCGGCGGATCGTCGCCCTGACCGGGGCGGGGATCTCGACCGAATCCGGCATTCCCGATTTCCGGGGCCCGAAGGGAGTCTGGACCCGCAACCCCGGCGCAGAGAAGATGGCGACCCTCTCCCACTACGTCTCCGATCCGGAGGTGCGGAGGCGCGCCTGGCGAAGTCGGCTCGAATCCTCCGCCTGGCAGGCCAAACCCAACGCCGGTCACCTGGCGCTCGCGGCGCTCGAGCGGACCGGACGGCTCGAGCTGCTGATCACCCAGAACGTCGACGGTCTGCACCAGGCCGCCGGCTCGTCGCCGGAGCGCGTGGTGGAGATCCACGGCACGCTGCACGAGGTGGCCTGCCTCGACTGCGGCGAGCGCGCTCCGATGGAGCGCGCGCTCGCGCGGGTGCGCGCCGGCGAGGACGACCCCGAGTGTCGCAGCTGCGGCGGAATCCTGAAGTCGGCGACGATCTCGTTCGGCCAGAACCTGGTCGCGCGCGACCTGGAGCGCGCGGAGGCGGCGGCGGAGAGCTGCGACCTGCTGCTCGCGATCGGAAGCACGCTCTCGGTGTTTCCGATCGCAGGCGTGGTCCCGGTGGCAAAGCGCGCCGGCGCGCGAATCGTGATCGTGAACGCCGATCCGACCGAGATGGACGATCTAGCGGACGCGGTCGTGCGCGGCCCGATCGGCCAGGTTCTGCCGCTGCTCGTGGGCGCGCCGAGCTAG